The following nucleotide sequence is from Pochonia chlamydosporia 170 chromosome 4, whole genome shotgun sequence.
cctccatcctcaaccacTCCTCCCAGCACTACAACTTCCGATTCTCGCCCTTCCTCCGAACCACATACCAAGTCGGCCTGCCGCTCGACCGCCCCATATGCAAAGCCTACCAGTCAGGCAGCTGCCCCAACGGCACGCGCTGCACAGAACGACACGTCCAGGACGCCAAAACGGCCCAAGCAACCGGCGGCCTGAACTCGCTCGTATGCAAACACTGGCTGCGCGGGCTCTGCAAGAAGGGCGAGCACTGCGAATTCCTGCACGAGTACAACCTACGAAAGATGCCGGAGTGCAACTTCTTCATGCGAAACGGGTACTGCTCCAACGGAGAAGAGTGCCTGTACCTGCACGTCGATCCGTCGTCGAGGCTGCCGCCCTGTCCGCACTACGACATGGGCTTCTGTCCGCTGGGGCCGCTGTGTTCGAAGAAGCATGTCAGGAGGAAGGTGTGCGCGTTTTATCTGGCGGGGTTTTGTCCGGACGGGCCGGAGTGCAAGGCGGCGCATCCGAAATGGAGCAAGGATCTGGATAAGCCGACTGTCAAGGTGGAtaagaaggaggaggaggatgtgcATGTGGATAGTGGCATGAGGggggatgaggatggcggGGAGAGGATgagagatgggatgggacGCGGCGATAGGGATAGGGAGAGGGATGATGGACGGCATGGCGGGAGGCATAGGGGCGGAGGGAAATGGAGAGGTGGGAGGGGTGGCAGATTTAGAGGGAGAGGGCATTGATTGTCATGTACGTTTGGATGAGTTGGGACGAGATGATGTTTGGGAGATGTTGAACGCTTTTGACGTTATGATCTGCAGTTGCGGATAATTGGGAGGAGGAAGCGGTATGTACTTTAGATATTTGGCACGCCTTGATACCCAGGTTTTCAAAAGGGACATGAATCCAATCATTATGGCAACTTCAACGCTTACTGTGACAACGGGTGAaagaagagtctggtatTTATTTATATGCTTTTGCGGCATAAATAGGAGCGTGGTCATTAAATACAAGGATATTTGGCATCATAGCAGCCCCCAGTTCTATATCTACATCATGCACGTGGAGATCCTGACACCGAATGGCCCCAGAGACTGCTCTCCGTAGCGTCAGCGCTCCATACGTTGCGCTCCGACGGAACAGCAACAAACTCGTTTGAAGACGTTGTCGCcgcctcgccatcctcgctTTCCTCCCGCTCTGAGCCGTCGTAGGAActtgtcttccatgttgaTAACTCGTCTACTTTCCGGATGCCCATGATCCAGGAAACGAGACCGCGTGGAGCCCATCGTCCAACAAAGCCATATACACTGGAACCAAGGCCGACACGAACCGAGTCGCCAGTCAGAGAACCATCCATGACATCGAAGACGGCGTTGTGCAGACGCCGGAGCGAGCTGCCTTTCAAGCCGCGGATGCGTCCTCCAGAAATGGCAGAGCTGGTTTGTGCGATGAAATTGCGCCCGTACACGTGTCGTGCGCCATCTGGCCAAACCAGGGGCTCTTGAGGATTGCCAGCGGACACCAGTCCTCGTTGAGGTACGCCCGGTCTCGAGGGCACAAAGCCGGAGAAGTCGAATGTGccaagctgcatgtgcgTAACGGGGATATCAAGGGGTCGAAGCTCAGCCGTCAAGACTTCGGTGAAGGCTGAAAGAGCAGAGCATACCGTGGCTTCGGGGGCGTGGAAAGGCgggttgatggaggagatgatggagggtGTGAAGACGAGGACCTTGGGCGGGATCCATTTCTCGCCAATAGGTTGCAGACGTGATGTCAGTAGTGGCAAGAAGGCTTGGATTGTGAGAATCGGCTGGAGCAGATGCGTGTTGAATAGGTTGGCGAAGCTCGACGGTGGTATCGTCGCTATGGGTGACGTTTGGTAGTGTAGGCTGGGGATTAGGATTACGGATTTGAGCGTTAACGAGTTTGGTTTGATGTGCGGCCCGGGCGCTTGGGGAGCTTGTAAGTAGCCGGCGAAACGTTCGATAGCGGCGCCAGCTTGAGGAGGCTAGGGATGTTCATTAACCAGTGTGCTTGGCTGGCACTATAGAGAATGATACTTACATCGGTGGTGTCGATGCTAAGCGGTCGAATGTCTGGTCTAGATAATGAGTGCACCATGTTTTCCTCCTCGGTAGCATTGCATACAATGTACACGATGAATCCCCGTCGCTCCATATCAAGAGACAGAGACTTGGTTAGGGGTAGGTTTGGTGAACCAGCAATAACCACCACCTCTGTTCGACCGCCGTTTCTCGCCCGCTTCGCTCGTCTCGTTTTCCTCATCGATCTGCTCGTCTGATAGCCCTTGAATATAACCGTGCCACAAGTGACGACGACAACAGCCGTCAGGATCTTGTGCCGCGATACCCAATCCTGAACTCTTTCAAAGCGACTCATTGACACGATGGCGACGGCTGGCCTCGCCGGAGGGATGGGCTTCATGGAATCCGGCAGCCATTTTACTTGTGAAAGTGTCTCGCGTACGACCCCGGCAGCCCGGTCGACGTTGTGGTCTATATAGTCGGCGACATCGTTGGAGTACTGCTTCAGCTGAGGTGGGATGTGCGAGAGCTGGTAGACGGGGAGAAGAGCTTCAGTTAGCTACGGAAGAAGCGGAAAATAATGAATCTGACACTAGATTAGTTGAATAAGCTTACCACAACGTCTAGAAACTGCTGGTCGTCTGCAGACATGATGGGATATGGTTGACTGTGATCATGAAGACgagacgatgatgttgggtTCACATGACGAAATGTTTGGATTTCTCtccttgttgatgtggaGAAAAAGCTGTTGCGCTCCGCCAGTGCTAGGCGCCGATAGACTGATGCAGGGATGTGGGGAGAAGAGGGCCGCGCTTCCGTGATTGGTGGGAGATGGGTGCATGAAAGAATGCgagttgatgaagagaatTGTAAAGACAACAGATGGCAATTATTTTGAGCTATTCAAGCATGTAAAAAGAATGACACGGAAGGCTAATTGCAGAAATCGCATGAAAAAGACTGAGATGACTGGTTCGTTGTGATGCTGTGTAAGATGCACACATTTGCAGAACTACCTACTTAGGTAGTTTAACATTATCTTCTAATATGTATTGGAGTAAATAAAATTTTGACTACTTACTGGCTGCTACAGGCCTTACTGTATTTCCCTTACCAAGTAACTAGACGCAGTATTCATGTGACGTCGCAATATGGGCCAACTCATATACTGTTTGACAGACTTCGTGGGCTACTTCGGACGAATGCGACTAGTAG
It contains:
- a CDS encoding Zinc finger CCCH type domain-containing protein (similar to Metarhizium acridum CQMa 102 XP_007806683.1), with amino-acid sequence MATATKTSANAASSILNHSSQHYNFRFSPFLRTTYQVGLPLDRPICKAYQSGSCPNGTRCTERHVQDAKTAQATGGLNSLVCKHWLRGLCKKGEHCEFLHEYNLRKMPECNFFMRNGYCSNGEECLYLHVDPSSRLPPCPHYDMGFCPLGPLCSKKHVRRKVCAFYLAGFCPDGPECKAAHPKWSKDLDKPTVKVDKKEEEDVHVDSGMRGDEDGGERMRDGMGRGDRDRERDDGRHGGRHRGGGKWRGGRGGRFRGRGH